The Paenibacillus antri genome has a window encoding:
- a CDS encoding replication-relaxation family protein, which yields MYYEAKKETLIMLYRHTLLTAEQLAISLHYKPKTIYNISCELKEKGLIRNIPLPFLKRNHVGYTLTAFGARAGASLAGDETVFRAKAWEAGPVQIEHFFGTNAFFTDVIRHSISHAEEGMLEWLDPRSAAERYVQSKKTGKAAAPVKPDGFGMYLFPDRGRLAFHLEYDTGTETLWRIKDKLFHYGTLLPTIWPKVEAVQVLFVTKIESRPKTIIDIWEVLMKGTFNNDRLPSVWAISEKEWKQKGAAGTLWLGSGGQRIRLKDMPLLPMLADPLDPLLGKQPRELPPKTRR from the coding sequence TTGTACTATGAAGCCAAAAAAGAAACGCTGATTATGTTGTACCGACACACCTTACTGACAGCCGAGCAATTAGCAATCAGCTTACATTACAAACCGAAAACGATCTATAACATCTCATGTGAATTGAAGGAGAAGGGGTTGATTCGTAACATCCCCCTCCCTTTTCTGAAAAGGAACCATGTCGGGTACACCTTGACCGCCTTTGGGGCCAGAGCGGGGGCTAGTCTTGCCGGTGACGAAACGGTTTTCCGGGCTAAAGCTTGGGAAGCCGGACCGGTACAGATCGAACATTTTTTTGGAACGAACGCTTTTTTTACCGATGTGATCCGCCACAGCATTTCCCATGCCGAAGAAGGCATGCTGGAGTGGCTGGACCCACGCTCGGCAGCCGAGCGATATGTGCAGAGCAAAAAAACAGGGAAAGCGGCTGCACCCGTCAAGCCGGATGGGTTCGGCATGTATCTGTTTCCTGATCGCGGACGGCTGGCCTTTCATCTGGAGTATGACACCGGAACTGAAACGCTGTGGCGCATAAAAGATAAGCTCTTTCATTATGGTACACTGCTCCCCACGATCTGGCCAAAGGTAGAGGCTGTGCAGGTACTGTTTGTGACGAAAATTGAAAGCCGTCCGAAAACGATTATCGACATTTGGGAGGTGCTGATGAAAGGGACGTTCAACAACGACCGATTGCCCAGCGTATGGGCCATCAGTGAGAAAGAGTGGAAACAAAAAGGCGCAGCGGGGACGCTTTGGCTGGGCAGCGGCGGGCAGCGTATTCGCTTGAAGGATATGCCGCTGCTCCCCATGCTTGCGGATCCGTTGGACCCGCTGCTGGGTAAACAGCCCAGAGAGCTCCCGCCTAAAACAAGGAGGTAA
- a CDS encoding conjugal transfer protein codes for MDLRLLPKLLLWGMLTLSCLGTISTLLRIETDPIPALLKRTTEQQMAIQTALGFSREWMHWDGKELPEARMQRIKPYVNPESLVRIAAILSDKNTNLQDVVAVELISLSSHGYQRYKIRVRVIALNPDRTLWEVDVPVWVQSGKGAAITDPPFIHPLQNPPAVPESDNSEVEASSGVKQRIRPAIESFLKAMCEGKDAESLFNYVTTGSKLKPLNGRLKFLSLDRLEATGAGPYTITATFSVKDEATGFRLTQVWRLAVAEENEKFFVGGIE; via the coding sequence GTGGATCTACGCTTACTGCCGAAGTTGCTGCTGTGGGGCATGCTGACGCTTTCGTGTTTGGGCACGATTTCTACACTATTGCGAATAGAAACGGACCCGATACCGGCCCTTCTTAAACGCACAACGGAGCAACAAATGGCAATCCAGACAGCGCTTGGCTTTTCCCGTGAGTGGATGCACTGGGATGGGAAGGAACTGCCAGAGGCTCGGATGCAGCGGATCAAACCATATGTGAATCCGGAATCGCTCGTCCGTATCGCAGCTATTTTGTCAGATAAAAATACGAATCTACAGGATGTAGTTGCAGTGGAATTGATCTCGCTCTCCTCCCATGGATATCAACGTTACAAGATTCGGGTCCGAGTGATTGCTTTGAATCCGGATCGAACCCTATGGGAAGTGGATGTACCCGTATGGGTGCAATCCGGTAAAGGCGCTGCAATTACGGATCCACCGTTCATTCACCCTTTGCAGAATCCCCCTGCTGTTCCCGAATCGGATAACAGTGAAGTGGAAGCATCCAGCGGGGTGAAGCAACGGATACGTCCGGCGATAGAAAGCTTCCTGAAGGCTATGTGTGAAGGTAAAGATGCGGAAAGCCTGTTTAACTATGTGACGACAGGCTCCAAACTGAAACCTCTCAACGGTCGACTCAAGTTCCTTTCGCTGGATAGGCTGGAGGCGACAGGCGCTGGACCGTATACCATCACTGCCACCTTTTCTGTCAAAGACGAAGCCACTGGATTTCGACTAACACAGGTGTGGAGGCTGGCGGTGGCGGAGGAGAACGAGAAGTTTTTCGTAGGTGGCATTGAATAA
- a CDS encoding TcpE family conjugal transfer membrane protein: MEDQEKTESYRALYRVRPLIYHIGDIRLWMPIRQDGVVLWFVYIGVFFVFSYIIPVLSWVLPLDRTITMVVGPIAAAYFTVKLDPAGKTVTRYLRDIIHFLVRPKWVVRWQAIRQLGGRGKITFVSCCRPYERISLSNGSEEWCGGSAWLHGTVEGLQTLFLPAHVRIRWRGRSQKLTVTPLKSPSKRAIVPPALVEGKAGGNMTWMTSDPVQVERESRDSVRNKWKVSNRQ; this comes from the coding sequence GTGGAAGATCAAGAGAAAACAGAATCGTATCGTGCTCTCTACCGGGTACGGCCGCTCATTTACCATATCGGGGACATCCGCTTGTGGATGCCAATACGGCAGGACGGCGTTGTCCTTTGGTTCGTGTATATTGGCGTGTTTTTCGTTTTTAGTTATATAATCCCGGTGCTTTCCTGGGTGCTTCCGCTGGATCGTACGATCACAATGGTCGTAGGACCGATTGCCGCTGCGTACTTCACGGTCAAGCTTGACCCAGCGGGTAAAACGGTCACGCGCTATTTGCGAGACATTATTCATTTTCTGGTGCGACCGAAGTGGGTTGTCCGTTGGCAGGCGATTCGTCAGCTTGGAGGAAGAGGGAAGATCACGTTTGTTAGCTGTTGCCGGCCGTATGAGCGAATATCGCTTTCAAACGGTTCTGAGGAATGGTGCGGAGGTAGCGCGTGGCTACATGGAACGGTTGAAGGACTGCAGACGCTTTTCCTTCCCGCACATGTGCGCATTCGTTGGCGCGGCAGGAGTCAGAAACTGACGGTTACGCCACTTAAGTCGCCATCAAAACGAGCGATCGTTCCTCCTGCTTTGGTGGAGGGAAAAGCGGGCGGGAATATGACGTGGATGACATCGGATCCGGTACAAGTTGAACGAGAGAGTAGAGATAGTGTGAGGAATAAATGGAAGGTTAGTAATCGTCAATAA